One window of the Fusobacterium animalis 7_1 genome contains the following:
- the atpE gene encoding ATP synthase F0 subunit C, with product MDILTAKTIVLGCSAVGAGLAMIAGLGPGIGEGYAAGKAVESVARQPEARGTILSTMIIGQAVAESTGIYSFVVALILLYANPFLNKLG from the coding sequence ATGGATATATTAACAGCAAAAACTATAGTTTTAGGATGTTCAGCAGTAGGTGCAGGACTTGCTATGATAGCAGGATTAGGACCAGGTATAGGAGAAGGATATGCAGCAGGAAAGGCAGTTGAATCTGTTGCAAGACAACCAGAAGCAAGAGGAACAATTCTTTCAACAATGATAATAGGACAAGCAGTAGCTGAATCTACTGGTATTTATTCCTTTGTTGTTGCTTTAATTTTACTTTATGCAAATCCTTTCTTAAATAAATTAGGATAA